In the Loxodonta africana isolate mLoxAfr1 chromosome 1, mLoxAfr1.hap2, whole genome shotgun sequence genome, one interval contains:
- the SYNCRIP gene encoding heterogeneous nuclear ribonucleoprotein Q isoform X4, translated as MATEHVNGNGTEDTTSAVIHSENFQTLLDAGLPQKVAEKLDEIYVAGLVAHSDLDERAIEALKEFNEDGALAVLQQFKDSDLSHVQNKSAFLCGVMKTYRQREKQGTKVADSSKGPDEAKIKALLERTGYTLDVTTGQRKYGGPPPDSVYSGQQPSVGTEIFVGKIPRDLFEDELVPLFEKAGPIWDLRLMMDPLTGLNRGYAFVTFCTKEAAQEAVKLYNNHEIRSGKHIGVCISVANNRLFVGSIPKSKTKEQILEEFSKVTEGLTDVILYHQPDDKKKNRGFCFLEYEDHKTAAQARRRLMSGKVKVWGNVGTVEWADPIEDPDPEVMAKVKVLFVRNLANTVTEEILEKAFSQFGKLERVKKLKDYAFIHFDERDGAVKAMEEMNGKDLEGENIEIVFAKPPDQKRKERKAQRQAAKNQMYDDYYYYGPPHMPPPTRGRGRGGRGGYGYPPDYYGYEDYYDYYGYDYHNYRGGYEDPYYGYEDFQVGARGRGGRGARGAAPSRGRGAAPPRGRAGYSQRGGPGSARGVRGARGGAQQQRGRGGKGVEAGPDLLQ; from the exons ATGGCTACAGAACATGTTAATGGAAATGGTACTGAAGATACTACTTCTGCAGTTATCCATTCAGAAAATTTTCAGACATTGCTTGATGCTGGTTTACCACAGAAAGTTGCTGAAAAACTAGATGAAATTTACGTTGCAG GGCTAGTTGCACATAGTGATTTAGATGAAAGAGCTATCGAAGCTTTAAAAGAATTCAATGAAGACGGTGCATTGGcagttcttcaacagtttaaagacaGTGATCTCTCTCATGTTCAG AACAAAAGTGCCTTTTTATGTGGAGTCATGAAGACTTATAGGCAGAGAGAAAAACAGGGGACCAAAGTAGCAGATTCTAGCAAAGGACCAGATGAGGCAAAAATTAAG GCACTCTTGGAAAGAACAGGCTACACACTTGATGTGACTACTGGACAGAGGAAGTATGGGGGACCGCCTCCAGATTCCGTTTATTCAGGTCAGCAGCCTTCTGTTGGCACTGag ATATTTGTGGGGAAGATCCCTAGAGATCTATTTGAGGATGAACTTGTTCCATTGTTTGAGAAAGCTGGACCTATATGGGATCTTCGTTTAATGATGGATCCACTTACTGGTCTCAATAGAGGTTATGCGTTTGTCACTTTTTGTACAAAAGAAGCAGCTCAGGAGGCTGTTAAACTG tATAATAATCATGAAATTCGTTCTGGAAAACACATTGGTGTGTGCATCTCTGTTGCCAACAATAGGCTTTTCGTGGGCTCTATCCCTAAGAGTAAAACCAAGGAACAAATTCTTGAAGAGTTTAGCAAAGTAACAG AGGGTCTTACAGATGTCATTTTATACCACCAACCGgatgacaagaaaaaaaacagaggctTTTGCTTTCTTGAATATGAAGATCACAAAACAGCTGCTCAGGCAAGGCGTAGGTTAATGAGTGGTAAAGTCAAAGTCTGGGGAAATGTTGGAACTGTTGAATGGGCCGATCCTATAGAAGATCCTGATCCTGAAGTTATGGCAAAG GTAAAAGTGCTGTTTGTACGCAACCTTGCCAATACTGTAACAGAAGAGATTTTAGAAAAGGCATTTAGTCAATTTGGGAAACTGGAACGGGTGAAGAAACTAAAAGATTATGCTTTCATTCATTTTGATGAGCGAGATGGTGCTGTCAAG gctatggAAGAAATGAATGGCAAAGACTtagagggagaaaatattgagattGTTTTTGCTAAGCCACCAgatcagaaaaggaaagaaagaaaagctcagAGGCAAGCGGCAAAGAATCAAAT GTATGATGATTACTACTATTATGGTCCACCTCATATGCCCCCTCCAACAAGAGGTCGAGGGCGTGGAGGTAGAGGTGGTTATGGATATCCTCCAGATTATTATGGATATGAagattattatgattattatggCTATGATTACCATAACTATCGTGGTGGATATGAAGATCCATACTATGGTTATGAAGATTTTCAAGTTGGAGCTAGAGGAAGGGGTGGTAGAGGAGCAAGGGGTGCTGCTCCATCCAGAGGTCGCGGGGCTGCTCCTCCTCGCGGTAGAGCCGGTTATTCACAGAGAGGAGGTCCTGGATCAGCAAGAGGCGTTCGTGGTGCGAGAGGAGGTGCCCAACAACAAAGAGGCCGCGGG GGAAAAGGGGTCGAGGCCGGTCCTGACCTGTTACAATGA
- the SYNCRIP gene encoding heterogeneous nuclear ribonucleoprotein Q isoform X6, whose protein sequence is MKTYRQREKQGTKVADSSKGPDEAKIKALLERTGYTLDVTTGQRKYGGPPPDSVYSGQQPSVGTEIFVGKIPRDLFEDELVPLFEKAGPIWDLRLMMDPLTGLNRGYAFVTFCTKEAAQEAVKLYNNHEIRSGKHIGVCISVANNRLFVGSIPKSKTKEQILEEFSKVTEGLTDVILYHQPDDKKKNRGFCFLEYEDHKTAAQARRRLMSGKVKVWGNVGTVEWADPIEDPDPEVMAKVKVLFVRNLANTVTEEILEKAFSQFGKLERVKKLKDYAFIHFDERDGAVKAMEEMNGKDLEGENIEIVFAKPPDQKRKERKAQRQAAKNQMYDDYYYYGPPHMPPPTRGRGRGGRGGYGYPPDYYGYEDYYDYYGYDYHNYRGGYEDPYYGYEDFQVGARGRGGRGARGAAPSRGRGAAPPRGRAGYSQRGGPGSARGVRGARGGAQQQRGRGQGKGVEAGPDLLQ, encoded by the exons ATGAAGACTTATAGGCAGAGAGAAAAACAGGGGACCAAAGTAGCAGATTCTAGCAAAGGACCAGATGAGGCAAAAATTAAG GCACTCTTGGAAAGAACAGGCTACACACTTGATGTGACTACTGGACAGAGGAAGTATGGGGGACCGCCTCCAGATTCCGTTTATTCAGGTCAGCAGCCTTCTGTTGGCACTGag ATATTTGTGGGGAAGATCCCTAGAGATCTATTTGAGGATGAACTTGTTCCATTGTTTGAGAAAGCTGGACCTATATGGGATCTTCGTTTAATGATGGATCCACTTACTGGTCTCAATAGAGGTTATGCGTTTGTCACTTTTTGTACAAAAGAAGCAGCTCAGGAGGCTGTTAAACTG tATAATAATCATGAAATTCGTTCTGGAAAACACATTGGTGTGTGCATCTCTGTTGCCAACAATAGGCTTTTCGTGGGCTCTATCCCTAAGAGTAAAACCAAGGAACAAATTCTTGAAGAGTTTAGCAAAGTAACAG AGGGTCTTACAGATGTCATTTTATACCACCAACCGgatgacaagaaaaaaaacagaggctTTTGCTTTCTTGAATATGAAGATCACAAAACAGCTGCTCAGGCAAGGCGTAGGTTAATGAGTGGTAAAGTCAAAGTCTGGGGAAATGTTGGAACTGTTGAATGGGCCGATCCTATAGAAGATCCTGATCCTGAAGTTATGGCAAAG GTAAAAGTGCTGTTTGTACGCAACCTTGCCAATACTGTAACAGAAGAGATTTTAGAAAAGGCATTTAGTCAATTTGGGAAACTGGAACGGGTGAAGAAACTAAAAGATTATGCTTTCATTCATTTTGATGAGCGAGATGGTGCTGTCAAG gctatggAAGAAATGAATGGCAAAGACTtagagggagaaaatattgagattGTTTTTGCTAAGCCACCAgatcagaaaaggaaagaaagaaaagctcagAGGCAAGCGGCAAAGAATCAAAT GTATGATGATTACTACTATTATGGTCCACCTCATATGCCCCCTCCAACAAGAGGTCGAGGGCGTGGAGGTAGAGGTGGTTATGGATATCCTCCAGATTATTATGGATATGAagattattatgattattatggCTATGATTACCATAACTATCGTGGTGGATATGAAGATCCATACTATGGTTATGAAGATTTTCAAGTTGGAGCTAGAGGAAGGGGTGGTAGAGGAGCAAGGGGTGCTGCTCCATCCAGAGGTCGCGGGGCTGCTCCTCCTCGCGGTAGAGCCGGTTATTCACAGAGAGGAGGTCCTGGATCAGCAAGAGGCGTTCGTGGTGCGAGAGGAGGTGCCCAACAACAAAGAGGCCGCGGG CAGGGAAAAGGGGTCGAGGCCGGTCCTGACCTGTTACAATGA
- the SYNCRIP gene encoding heterogeneous nuclear ribonucleoprotein Q isoform X1: MATEHVNGNGTEDTTSAVIHSENFQTLLDAGLPQKVAEKLDEIYVAGLVAHSDLDERAIEALKEFNEDGALAVLQQFKDSDLSHVQNKSAFLCGVMKTYRQREKQGTKVADSSKGPDEAKIKALLERTGYTLDVTTGQRKYGGPPPDSVYSGQQPSVGTEIFVGKIPRDLFEDELVPLFEKAGPIWDLRLMMDPLTGLNRGYAFVTFCTKEAAQEAVKLYNNHEIRSGKHIGVCISVANNRLFVGSIPKSKTKEQILEEFSKVTEGLTDVILYHQPDDKKKNRGFCFLEYEDHKTAAQARRRLMSGKVKVWGNVGTVEWADPIEDPDPEVMAKVKVLFVRNLANTVTEEILEKAFSQFGKLERVKKLKDYAFIHFDERDGAVKAMEEMNGKDLEGENIEIVFAKPPDQKRKERKAQRQAAKNQMYDDYYYYGPPHMPPPTRGRGRGGRGGYGYPPDYYGYEDYYDYYGYDYHNYRGGYEDPYYGYEDFQVGARGRGGRGARGAAPSRGRGAAPPRGRAGYSQRGGPGSARGVRGARGGAQQQRGRGVRGARGGRGGNVGGKRKADGYNQPDSKRRQTNNQNWGSQPIAQQPLQAGKRGRGRS; this comes from the exons ATGGCTACAGAACATGTTAATGGAAATGGTACTGAAGATACTACTTCTGCAGTTATCCATTCAGAAAATTTTCAGACATTGCTTGATGCTGGTTTACCACAGAAAGTTGCTGAAAAACTAGATGAAATTTACGTTGCAG GGCTAGTTGCACATAGTGATTTAGATGAAAGAGCTATCGAAGCTTTAAAAGAATTCAATGAAGACGGTGCATTGGcagttcttcaacagtttaaagacaGTGATCTCTCTCATGTTCAG AACAAAAGTGCCTTTTTATGTGGAGTCATGAAGACTTATAGGCAGAGAGAAAAACAGGGGACCAAAGTAGCAGATTCTAGCAAAGGACCAGATGAGGCAAAAATTAAG GCACTCTTGGAAAGAACAGGCTACACACTTGATGTGACTACTGGACAGAGGAAGTATGGGGGACCGCCTCCAGATTCCGTTTATTCAGGTCAGCAGCCTTCTGTTGGCACTGag ATATTTGTGGGGAAGATCCCTAGAGATCTATTTGAGGATGAACTTGTTCCATTGTTTGAGAAAGCTGGACCTATATGGGATCTTCGTTTAATGATGGATCCACTTACTGGTCTCAATAGAGGTTATGCGTTTGTCACTTTTTGTACAAAAGAAGCAGCTCAGGAGGCTGTTAAACTG tATAATAATCATGAAATTCGTTCTGGAAAACACATTGGTGTGTGCATCTCTGTTGCCAACAATAGGCTTTTCGTGGGCTCTATCCCTAAGAGTAAAACCAAGGAACAAATTCTTGAAGAGTTTAGCAAAGTAACAG AGGGTCTTACAGATGTCATTTTATACCACCAACCGgatgacaagaaaaaaaacagaggctTTTGCTTTCTTGAATATGAAGATCACAAAACAGCTGCTCAGGCAAGGCGTAGGTTAATGAGTGGTAAAGTCAAAGTCTGGGGAAATGTTGGAACTGTTGAATGGGCCGATCCTATAGAAGATCCTGATCCTGAAGTTATGGCAAAG GTAAAAGTGCTGTTTGTACGCAACCTTGCCAATACTGTAACAGAAGAGATTTTAGAAAAGGCATTTAGTCAATTTGGGAAACTGGAACGGGTGAAGAAACTAAAAGATTATGCTTTCATTCATTTTGATGAGCGAGATGGTGCTGTCAAG gctatggAAGAAATGAATGGCAAAGACTtagagggagaaaatattgagattGTTTTTGCTAAGCCACCAgatcagaaaaggaaagaaagaaaagctcagAGGCAAGCGGCAAAGAATCAAAT GTATGATGATTACTACTATTATGGTCCACCTCATATGCCCCCTCCAACAAGAGGTCGAGGGCGTGGAGGTAGAGGTGGTTATGGATATCCTCCAGATTATTATGGATATGAagattattatgattattatggCTATGATTACCATAACTATCGTGGTGGATATGAAGATCCATACTATGGTTATGAAGATTTTCAAGTTGGAGCTAGAGGAAGGGGTGGTAGAGGAGCAAGGGGTGCTGCTCCATCCAGAGGTCGCGGGGCTGCTCCTCCTCGCGGTAGAGCCGGTTATTCACAGAGAGGAGGTCCTGGATCAGCAAGAGGCGTTCGTGGTGCGAGAGGAGGTGCCCAACAACAAAGAGGCCGCGGGGTACGTGGTGCGAGGGGTGGCCGCGGTGGAAATGTAGGAGGAAAGCGCAAAGCTGATGGGTACAACCAGCCAGATTCCAAGCGGCGCCAGACCAATAATCAGAACTGGGGCTCCCAACCCATTGCTCAGCAACCGCTCCAAG CAGGGAAAAGGGGTCGAGGCCGGTCCTGA
- the SYNCRIP gene encoding heterogeneous nuclear ribonucleoprotein Q isoform X5, whose translation MKTYRQREKQGTKVADSSKGPDEAKIKALLERTGYTLDVTTGQRKYGGPPPDSVYSGQQPSVGTEIFVGKIPRDLFEDELVPLFEKAGPIWDLRLMMDPLTGLNRGYAFVTFCTKEAAQEAVKLYNNHEIRSGKHIGVCISVANNRLFVGSIPKSKTKEQILEEFSKVTEGLTDVILYHQPDDKKKNRGFCFLEYEDHKTAAQARRRLMSGKVKVWGNVGTVEWADPIEDPDPEVMAKVKVLFVRNLANTVTEEILEKAFSQFGKLERVKKLKDYAFIHFDERDGAVKAMEEMNGKDLEGENIEIVFAKPPDQKRKERKAQRQAAKNQMYDDYYYYGPPHMPPPTRGRGRGGRGGYGYPPDYYGYEDYYDYYGYDYHNYRGGYEDPYYGYEDFQVGARGRGGRGARGAAPSRGRGAAPPRGRAGYSQRGGPGSARGVRGARGGAQQQRGRGVRGARGGRGGNVGGKRKADGYNQPDSKRRQTNNQNWGSQPIAQQPLQGGDHSGNYGYKSENQEFYQDTFGQQWK comes from the exons ATGAAGACTTATAGGCAGAGAGAAAAACAGGGGACCAAAGTAGCAGATTCTAGCAAAGGACCAGATGAGGCAAAAATTAAG GCACTCTTGGAAAGAACAGGCTACACACTTGATGTGACTACTGGACAGAGGAAGTATGGGGGACCGCCTCCAGATTCCGTTTATTCAGGTCAGCAGCCTTCTGTTGGCACTGag ATATTTGTGGGGAAGATCCCTAGAGATCTATTTGAGGATGAACTTGTTCCATTGTTTGAGAAAGCTGGACCTATATGGGATCTTCGTTTAATGATGGATCCACTTACTGGTCTCAATAGAGGTTATGCGTTTGTCACTTTTTGTACAAAAGAAGCAGCTCAGGAGGCTGTTAAACTG tATAATAATCATGAAATTCGTTCTGGAAAACACATTGGTGTGTGCATCTCTGTTGCCAACAATAGGCTTTTCGTGGGCTCTATCCCTAAGAGTAAAACCAAGGAACAAATTCTTGAAGAGTTTAGCAAAGTAACAG AGGGTCTTACAGATGTCATTTTATACCACCAACCGgatgacaagaaaaaaaacagaggctTTTGCTTTCTTGAATATGAAGATCACAAAACAGCTGCTCAGGCAAGGCGTAGGTTAATGAGTGGTAAAGTCAAAGTCTGGGGAAATGTTGGAACTGTTGAATGGGCCGATCCTATAGAAGATCCTGATCCTGAAGTTATGGCAAAG GTAAAAGTGCTGTTTGTACGCAACCTTGCCAATACTGTAACAGAAGAGATTTTAGAAAAGGCATTTAGTCAATTTGGGAAACTGGAACGGGTGAAGAAACTAAAAGATTATGCTTTCATTCATTTTGATGAGCGAGATGGTGCTGTCAAG gctatggAAGAAATGAATGGCAAAGACTtagagggagaaaatattgagattGTTTTTGCTAAGCCACCAgatcagaaaaggaaagaaagaaaagctcagAGGCAAGCGGCAAAGAATCAAAT GTATGATGATTACTACTATTATGGTCCACCTCATATGCCCCCTCCAACAAGAGGTCGAGGGCGTGGAGGTAGAGGTGGTTATGGATATCCTCCAGATTATTATGGATATGAagattattatgattattatggCTATGATTACCATAACTATCGTGGTGGATATGAAGATCCATACTATGGTTATGAAGATTTTCAAGTTGGAGCTAGAGGAAGGGGTGGTAGAGGAGCAAGGGGTGCTGCTCCATCCAGAGGTCGCGGGGCTGCTCCTCCTCGCGGTAGAGCCGGTTATTCACAGAGAGGAGGTCCTGGATCAGCAAGAGGCGTTCGTGGTGCGAGAGGAGGTGCCCAACAACAAAGAGGCCGCGGGGTACGTGGTGCGAGGGGTGGCCGCGGTGGAAATGTAGGAGGAAAGCGCAAAGCTGATGGGTACAACCAGCCAGATTCCAAGCGGCGCCAGACCAATAATCAGAACTGGGGCTCCCAACCCATTGCTCAGCAACCGCTCCAAGGTGGTGATCATTCTGGTAACTATGGTTACAAATCTGAAAACCAGGAGTTTTATCAGGATACTTTTGGGCAACAGTGGAAGTAG
- the SYNCRIP gene encoding heterogeneous nuclear ribonucleoprotein Q isoform X3, whose product MATEHVNGNGTEDTTSAVIHSENFQTLLDAGLPQKVAEKLDEIYVAGLVAHSDLDERAIEALKEFNEDGALAVLQQFKDSDLSHVQNKSAFLCGVMKTYRQREKQGTKVADSSKGPDEAKIKALLERTGYTLDVTTGQRKYGGPPPDSVYSGQQPSVGTEIFVGKIPRDLFEDELVPLFEKAGPIWDLRLMMDPLTGLNRGYAFVTFCTKEAAQEAVKLYNNHEIRSGKHIGVCISVANNRLFVGSIPKSKTKEQILEEFSKVTEGLTDVILYHQPDDKKKNRGFCFLEYEDHKTAAQARRRLMSGKVKVWGNVGTVEWADPIEDPDPEVMAKVKVLFVRNLANTVTEEILEKAFSQFGKLERVKKLKDYAFIHFDERDGAVKAMEEMNGKDLEGENIEIVFAKPPDQKRKERKAQRQAAKNQMYDDYYYYGPPHMPPPTRGRGRGGRGGYGYPPDYYGYEDYYDYYGYDYHNYRGGYEDPYYGYEDFQVGARGRGGRGARGAAPSRGRGAAPPRGRAGYSQRGGPGSARGVRGARGGAQQQRGRGQGKGVEAGPDLLQ is encoded by the exons ATGGCTACAGAACATGTTAATGGAAATGGTACTGAAGATACTACTTCTGCAGTTATCCATTCAGAAAATTTTCAGACATTGCTTGATGCTGGTTTACCACAGAAAGTTGCTGAAAAACTAGATGAAATTTACGTTGCAG GGCTAGTTGCACATAGTGATTTAGATGAAAGAGCTATCGAAGCTTTAAAAGAATTCAATGAAGACGGTGCATTGGcagttcttcaacagtttaaagacaGTGATCTCTCTCATGTTCAG AACAAAAGTGCCTTTTTATGTGGAGTCATGAAGACTTATAGGCAGAGAGAAAAACAGGGGACCAAAGTAGCAGATTCTAGCAAAGGACCAGATGAGGCAAAAATTAAG GCACTCTTGGAAAGAACAGGCTACACACTTGATGTGACTACTGGACAGAGGAAGTATGGGGGACCGCCTCCAGATTCCGTTTATTCAGGTCAGCAGCCTTCTGTTGGCACTGag ATATTTGTGGGGAAGATCCCTAGAGATCTATTTGAGGATGAACTTGTTCCATTGTTTGAGAAAGCTGGACCTATATGGGATCTTCGTTTAATGATGGATCCACTTACTGGTCTCAATAGAGGTTATGCGTTTGTCACTTTTTGTACAAAAGAAGCAGCTCAGGAGGCTGTTAAACTG tATAATAATCATGAAATTCGTTCTGGAAAACACATTGGTGTGTGCATCTCTGTTGCCAACAATAGGCTTTTCGTGGGCTCTATCCCTAAGAGTAAAACCAAGGAACAAATTCTTGAAGAGTTTAGCAAAGTAACAG AGGGTCTTACAGATGTCATTTTATACCACCAACCGgatgacaagaaaaaaaacagaggctTTTGCTTTCTTGAATATGAAGATCACAAAACAGCTGCTCAGGCAAGGCGTAGGTTAATGAGTGGTAAAGTCAAAGTCTGGGGAAATGTTGGAACTGTTGAATGGGCCGATCCTATAGAAGATCCTGATCCTGAAGTTATGGCAAAG GTAAAAGTGCTGTTTGTACGCAACCTTGCCAATACTGTAACAGAAGAGATTTTAGAAAAGGCATTTAGTCAATTTGGGAAACTGGAACGGGTGAAGAAACTAAAAGATTATGCTTTCATTCATTTTGATGAGCGAGATGGTGCTGTCAAG gctatggAAGAAATGAATGGCAAAGACTtagagggagaaaatattgagattGTTTTTGCTAAGCCACCAgatcagaaaaggaaagaaagaaaagctcagAGGCAAGCGGCAAAGAATCAAAT GTATGATGATTACTACTATTATGGTCCACCTCATATGCCCCCTCCAACAAGAGGTCGAGGGCGTGGAGGTAGAGGTGGTTATGGATATCCTCCAGATTATTATGGATATGAagattattatgattattatggCTATGATTACCATAACTATCGTGGTGGATATGAAGATCCATACTATGGTTATGAAGATTTTCAAGTTGGAGCTAGAGGAAGGGGTGGTAGAGGAGCAAGGGGTGCTGCTCCATCCAGAGGTCGCGGGGCTGCTCCTCCTCGCGGTAGAGCCGGTTATTCACAGAGAGGAGGTCCTGGATCAGCAAGAGGCGTTCGTGGTGCGAGAGGAGGTGCCCAACAACAAAGAGGCCGCGGG CAGGGAAAAGGGGTCGAGGCCGGTCCTGACCTGTTACAATGA
- the SYNCRIP gene encoding heterogeneous nuclear ribonucleoprotein Q isoform X2, with the protein MATEHVNGNGTEDTTSAVIHSENFQTLLDAGLPQKVAEKLDEIYVAGLVAHSDLDERAIEALKEFNEDGALAVLQQFKDSDLSHVQNKSAFLCGVMKTYRQREKQGTKVADSSKGPDEAKIKALLERTGYTLDVTTGQRKYGGPPPDSVYSGQQPSVGTEIFVGKIPRDLFEDELVPLFEKAGPIWDLRLMMDPLTGLNRGYAFVTFCTKEAAQEAVKLYNNHEIRSGKHIGVCISVANNRLFVGSIPKSKTKEQILEEFSKVTEGLTDVILYHQPDDKKKNRGFCFLEYEDHKTAAQARRRLMSGKVKVWGNVGTVEWADPIEDPDPEVMAKVKVLFVRNLANTVTEEILEKAFSQFGKLERVKKLKDYAFIHFDERDGAVKAMEEMNGKDLEGENIEIVFAKPPDQKRKERKAQRQAAKNQMYDDYYYYGPPHMPPPTRGRGRGGRGGYGYPPDYYGYEDYYDYYGYDYHNYRGGYEDPYYGYEDFQVGARGRGGRGARGAAPSRGRGAAPPRGRAGYSQRGGPGSARGVRGARGGAQQQRGRGVRGARGGRGGNVGGKRKADGYNQPDSKRRQTNNQNWGSQPIAQQPLQGGDHSGNYGYKSENQEFYQDTFGQQWK; encoded by the exons ATGGCTACAGAACATGTTAATGGAAATGGTACTGAAGATACTACTTCTGCAGTTATCCATTCAGAAAATTTTCAGACATTGCTTGATGCTGGTTTACCACAGAAAGTTGCTGAAAAACTAGATGAAATTTACGTTGCAG GGCTAGTTGCACATAGTGATTTAGATGAAAGAGCTATCGAAGCTTTAAAAGAATTCAATGAAGACGGTGCATTGGcagttcttcaacagtttaaagacaGTGATCTCTCTCATGTTCAG AACAAAAGTGCCTTTTTATGTGGAGTCATGAAGACTTATAGGCAGAGAGAAAAACAGGGGACCAAAGTAGCAGATTCTAGCAAAGGACCAGATGAGGCAAAAATTAAG GCACTCTTGGAAAGAACAGGCTACACACTTGATGTGACTACTGGACAGAGGAAGTATGGGGGACCGCCTCCAGATTCCGTTTATTCAGGTCAGCAGCCTTCTGTTGGCACTGag ATATTTGTGGGGAAGATCCCTAGAGATCTATTTGAGGATGAACTTGTTCCATTGTTTGAGAAAGCTGGACCTATATGGGATCTTCGTTTAATGATGGATCCACTTACTGGTCTCAATAGAGGTTATGCGTTTGTCACTTTTTGTACAAAAGAAGCAGCTCAGGAGGCTGTTAAACTG tATAATAATCATGAAATTCGTTCTGGAAAACACATTGGTGTGTGCATCTCTGTTGCCAACAATAGGCTTTTCGTGGGCTCTATCCCTAAGAGTAAAACCAAGGAACAAATTCTTGAAGAGTTTAGCAAAGTAACAG AGGGTCTTACAGATGTCATTTTATACCACCAACCGgatgacaagaaaaaaaacagaggctTTTGCTTTCTTGAATATGAAGATCACAAAACAGCTGCTCAGGCAAGGCGTAGGTTAATGAGTGGTAAAGTCAAAGTCTGGGGAAATGTTGGAACTGTTGAATGGGCCGATCCTATAGAAGATCCTGATCCTGAAGTTATGGCAAAG GTAAAAGTGCTGTTTGTACGCAACCTTGCCAATACTGTAACAGAAGAGATTTTAGAAAAGGCATTTAGTCAATTTGGGAAACTGGAACGGGTGAAGAAACTAAAAGATTATGCTTTCATTCATTTTGATGAGCGAGATGGTGCTGTCAAG gctatggAAGAAATGAATGGCAAAGACTtagagggagaaaatattgagattGTTTTTGCTAAGCCACCAgatcagaaaaggaaagaaagaaaagctcagAGGCAAGCGGCAAAGAATCAAAT GTATGATGATTACTACTATTATGGTCCACCTCATATGCCCCCTCCAACAAGAGGTCGAGGGCGTGGAGGTAGAGGTGGTTATGGATATCCTCCAGATTATTATGGATATGAagattattatgattattatggCTATGATTACCATAACTATCGTGGTGGATATGAAGATCCATACTATGGTTATGAAGATTTTCAAGTTGGAGCTAGAGGAAGGGGTGGTAGAGGAGCAAGGGGTGCTGCTCCATCCAGAGGTCGCGGGGCTGCTCCTCCTCGCGGTAGAGCCGGTTATTCACAGAGAGGAGGTCCTGGATCAGCAAGAGGCGTTCGTGGTGCGAGAGGAGGTGCCCAACAACAAAGAGGCCGCGGGGTACGTGGTGCGAGGGGTGGCCGCGGTGGAAATGTAGGAGGAAAGCGCAAAGCTGATGGGTACAACCAGCCAGATTCCAAGCGGCGCCAGACCAATAATCAGAACTGGGGCTCCCAACCCATTGCTCAGCAACCGCTCCAAGGTGGTGATCATTCTGGTAACTATGGTTACAAATCTGAAAACCAGGAGTTTTATCAGGATACTTTTGGGCAACAGTGGAAGTAG